From a single Nostoc edaphicum CCNP1411 genomic region:
- a CDS encoding sigma-70 family RNA polymerase sigma factor yields MQPRQGIIEIFSTFVQFAGERFSRWGTESNLRRSIQSCLNRTPQETSEYFWALYWYKFWQLPETESIARQHLIAYLQEPCYWVSQKTVTSFASTQYKLSDCFQIAIAQVDKVLKGFNPNQGFTLKNYANAIFSGAIRETLRQKREVDICTDWGLLRKITKKLLVESLQNAGLSPENINAYILAWNCFITLYIPTKTGTSRQLSRPDDKVWEAIAKAYNSQSSQQVNPQTLEKWLLNAAKSVRKYCYPTPESLNTPKGGDDSWEWLDNLTGGQQESLINEIVAQEEEQTRISQQTEINKVLVVAIAQLEPQLQEIVQLYYGQELTQDKIAKQLQMQQYTVSRRLKKAQEALLRSLANWSQDNLHISITSDLLKNINTVMEEWLRNYY; encoded by the coding sequence ATGCAACCTCGACAAGGCATCATTGAAATCTTTTCAACTTTTGTCCAATTTGCTGGCGAACGCTTTAGTCGTTGGGGGACGGAATCAAATTTGCGTCGCAGCATTCAAAGTTGTCTAAACCGCACACCACAAGAAACTTCTGAATACTTTTGGGCACTTTATTGGTATAAGTTTTGGCAGCTTCCCGAAACTGAGTCAATAGCTAGGCAACATCTCATAGCTTATTTGCAAGAACCTTGCTATTGGGTATCCCAAAAGACGGTTACTAGTTTTGCCAGTACTCAGTATAAACTGTCAGACTGTTTTCAGATTGCGATCGCACAAGTTGATAAAGTTCTCAAAGGTTTTAATCCCAATCAAGGTTTTACCTTAAAAAACTACGCCAATGCCATCTTTAGCGGTGCTATCCGCGAAACTTTACGCCAAAAGAGGGAAGTTGACATTTGTACAGATTGGGGACTATTGCGAAAAATCACTAAAAAGCTTTTGGTGGAGTCTTTGCAAAATGCTGGTTTATCCCCAGAAAATATTAATGCTTATATCCTTGCTTGGAATTGTTTCATAACCCTATATATTCCTACAAAAACTGGTACTTCTCGCCAACTTTCTCGACCCGACGATAAAGTTTGGGAAGCGATCGCTAAAGCTTATAATTCACAAAGTAGTCAGCAAGTCAATCCCCAAACTTTGGAAAAATGGCTGCTAAATGCTGCTAAATCTGTACGCAAGTATTGTTATCCCACCCCGGAGTCTCTGAATACTCCCAAAGGTGGCGATGATTCCTGGGAGTGGCTGGACAATCTTACGGGAGGTCAACAAGAATCTCTAATCAATGAAATTGTCGCCCAAGAAGAAGAACAAACTAGAATTTCTCAGCAAACTGAGATTAACAAAGTTTTAGTTGTAGCGATCGCTCAACTTGAACCGCAATTACAAGAGATTGTACAACTTTACTATGGGCAAGAGCTAACTCAAGACAAAATTGCCAAACAATTACAAATGCAGCAATATACTGTCTCGCGGCGACTAAAAAAAGCACAGGAAGCTTTGTTGCGGTCTTTGGCTAACTGGAGTCAAGATAATTTGCATATTTCTATTACTTCAGACCTACTCAAAAATATAAATACAGTCATGGAAGAATGGCTGAGAAATTATTACTAG
- a CDS encoding DUF4870 domain-containing protein — MRAKPKQQMRIWAMLCHLSALLGWILLCFLVFIGIPLYLPLNLLAPLLIWKFKKSQYPWIDLQGKESLNFQISLTLYTLIFIVISLFLVLISFSLALATNGSFNEIKTTLDSLLFFLISLISLKLLLQSFLVTFAAVKAYNGEHYRYPLTVRILR; from the coding sequence ATGAGAGCAAAACCTAAACAACAAATGCGTATATGGGCGATGTTGTGTCATTTATCAGCTTTATTGGGATGGATATTATTATGCTTTTTGGTATTTATTGGCATCCCTTTATATTTACCCCTCAATCTTTTAGCCCCACTCCTCATCTGGAAATTTAAAAAATCACAATATCCCTGGATTGATTTGCAAGGAAAGGAATCACTAAATTTTCAAATTTCTTTAACATTATATACTTTGATTTTTATAGTAATCTCTTTGTTTTTAGTGTTAATTAGCTTTAGTCTGGCACTGGCTACCAATGGTTCATTTAATGAAATAAAAACTACTTTAGACAGCTTATTGTTTTTTCTTATATCTTTGATTTCATTAAAGCTATTACTCCAATCATTCTTAGTAACTTTTGCGGCTGTCAAAGCTTACAATGGAGAGCATTATCGTTACCCTTTAACAGTTAGAATTTTACGATAA
- a CDS encoding DUF1822 family protein: protein MTTIFTFANPTDLILEIPTATQNQADVYSQSFSNPTSGYQGYINELCLSAILLWLQEDFTPQAKVWPNTNVLSSFWEIVNGTAITLDATRFILIPSETIDLSELRVPQEWVDIPSWVGDYYLAVQVEPDEGYVRVWGYCTHTQLKSQGSYDPGDRTYSLDAADIINDISVLAVARQLCLEESTRSAIEEILPIPQPQAQNLITRLGNPEILTPRLAIPFQLWGGLIAHGGWRKSLYQRRLGLPEQWSVLQWLQSGVSQVAEAAGWGSFDLQLSAAGARSVDQRQPESILSRELAIPAVGYAYAGQIYELLITPQGEPDATVWRFELRNRTVGAAIPGGFKLRLLTEDLQPFPNNEDIAISAVEQLYVEVALLPGEGIVWEIEPLPENYDREILRF, encoded by the coding sequence ATGACTACTATATTTACTTTTGCTAACCCAACTGACCTGATTTTAGAAATCCCTACCGCCACCCAAAATCAAGCGGATGTTTACAGTCAATCTTTTTCTAACCCCACTTCTGGCTATCAAGGTTATATTAATGAACTTTGCCTAAGTGCTATTTTGCTATGGTTACAAGAAGATTTCACGCCTCAAGCAAAGGTCTGGCCAAATACAAATGTTTTATCGAGTTTCTGGGAAATAGTAAATGGAACTGCAATCACCTTAGATGCAACTCGATTTATCTTGATTCCCAGTGAGACAATTGATTTAAGCGAATTGCGAGTACCGCAAGAATGGGTGGATATTCCCAGTTGGGTAGGTGATTACTACTTAGCTGTGCAGGTAGAACCAGATGAAGGCTATGTTAGAGTTTGGGGTTATTGCACCCATACACAACTCAAATCTCAGGGTAGTTATGATCCAGGCGATCGCACTTATTCTCTTGATGCTGCTGACATCATCAATGATATCAGTGTTTTAGCTGTGGCGCGGCAACTTTGTTTAGAAGAATCAACACGTAGCGCTATTGAAGAGATTCTTCCCATACCGCAACCACAAGCACAAAACTTAATTACTCGTCTGGGAAATCCAGAAATACTTACACCGAGACTAGCTATCCCTTTTCAATTATGGGGAGGGTTAATTGCACATGGCGGGTGGCGAAAAAGCTTATATCAACGACGCTTGGGACTACCAGAACAGTGGTCGGTTCTCCAATGGTTGCAAAGCGGTGTTTCCCAAGTTGCTGAAGCTGCCGGTTGGGGAAGCTTTGATTTACAACTGAGTGCGGCTGGGGCGCGGAGTGTTGACCAAAGGCAACCAGAATCTATTTTATCTCGTGAACTGGCGATACCTGCGGTGGGCTACGCCTACGCAGGTCAAATTTATGAATTGCTGATTACACCACAAGGCGAACCAGACGCGACTGTTTGGCGCTTTGAGTTACGCAACCGGACAGTGGGTGCAGCTATTCCTGGTGGTTTTAAACTCCGACTACTCACTGAAGATTTACAGCCTTTTCCCAACAACGAAGATATTGCTATATCTGCTGTAGAACAACTTTACGTAGAAGTTGCGCTGCTACCAGGAGAAGGCATAGTCTGGGAAATAGAACCTCTTCCCGAAAATTATGACCGAGAAATACTCAGATTTTAA